The window TCAAGTCCTGAACCTGGTAAAGTTCTACATAAACAACTTACAGCACATTTTCTTAACATGAATACTGGCTTTTCTCTCCAAATAGGTGTGTTCTTATAATATTCACTAAGTAAAACAGAAAAACTATAACGATTACCATCATCTGATTTGAAAAAAGCTGTACACTGCCAATCTTCTTGTATCACCTTATTACCTTTAGAATCAATCTTAATTGATTTAACCAATTTTTCTTCAAAGTCAAGATCATACTTGCTATATCCAGCTTCATATGCACGTATAAGCAATGTTTGATATGCTACTACAACT is drawn from Borrelia hispanica CRI and contains these coding sequences:
- a CDS encoding recombinase RecT, with protein sequence MNKNNNMIKNQSTNTVDVIIDKMNSSNIAEVWETYKIMHNLNKIDAYSEREILTLLQVNKLNPFKKEAYIIPFNGRYTVVVAYQTLLIRAYEAGYSKYDLDFEEKLVKSIKIDSKGNKVIQEDWQCTAFFKSDDGNRYSFSVLLSEYYKNTPIWREKPVFMLRKCAVSCLCRTLPGSGL